The Ooceraea biroi isolate clonal line C1 chromosome 1, Obir_v5.4, whole genome shotgun sequence genome has a window encoding:
- the LOC105280484 gene encoding protein SHQ1 homolog isoform X1 — MLTPRFELSQTDTELAIIIHAPYANIKDAEVSVEGTDFRFFSTPYYLRLKLPGEIEENDSSSGSYNCESGTFSLKFSKVNKGEHFGNLDMITTLLAPPKKRSTIIPNIEVIGNPSADSADVAENLNDNVTADNDNSEEWFFPQNVPQTTENVSFLNPKYGFANKLSGALHAFEPAWIREIIDLPTPDTTPEEERKNLRKKRESEDFKEDHYMADLMEPECIEPYITHTAEWDTLQKDDITFTGEEVDLLKELPNKEFLLDAADIRGLSFALVDILYASCYNYRTTEGENTVESGWTVNKLSSTLCWFQNFTSMDEVVTACFRRSLCYPLFRNWRLSMKVLDDVKKVLSLGKKYVIKRYCEVHKLFVHSYEPRYILNQLYIQDFLIWLQSCPESLIESAHSMLNEIQPSKASVGLDLVELEAAAYSVQEEGLVIENAVHKMVEEFDQMNMNNATNATNQSKTIYHVNQKEFKHLLSSSSSSESSDTDSDSSTTSSTSSSPLDSDDFSEPE, encoded by the exons ATGTTGACTCCACGCTTTGAACTTAGCCAGACTGACACGGAacttgcaataattatacatgCTCCGTACGCTAATATAAAAGATGCAGAAGTGAGTGTTGAGGGGACagatttcagatttttttccACTCCGTATTATCTAAG ATTAAAATTACCAGGTGAAATAGAGGAGAATGATTCATCTTCTGGTTCTTACAACTGCGAAAGCGGTACTTTCTCTCTAAAATTCTCAAAAGTAAATAAGGGAGAGCATTTCGGAAACTTAGACATGATAACTACTCTCTTGGCACCACCGAAAAAGAGGAGTACCATCATTCCTAACATCGAAGTAATTG GTAATCCATCTGCAGATTCGGCAGACGTAGCTGAAAACTTAAATGATAACGTTACTGCGGATAATGACAATTCAGAAGAATGGTTTTTCCCACAAAACGTTCCGCAGACCACAGAAAATGTATCATTCCTCAATCCAAAATATGGTTTTGCAAACAAACTATCGGGAGCTTTACATGCTTTTGAA CCAGCATGGATCAGAGAAATAATAGATCTCCCCACTCCCGACACAACTcctgaagaagaaagaaagaatttacGAAAGAAACGTGAATCGGAGGATTTTAAAGAAGACCACTATATGGCAGATCTCATGGAGCCAGAATGTATTGAACCGTATATAACACATACAGCAGAGTGGGATACGTTGCAGAAAGATGATATTACGTTTACCGGAGAGGAGGTTGATTTGTTGAAGGAATTGCCGAATAAGGAATTCTTATTAGACGCTGCGGACATTCGTGGATTGTCGTTTGCTCTtgtagatattttatatgccAGTTGTTACAATTATCGAACCACAGAAGGAGAAAATACCGTGGAAAGTGGTTGGAccgttaataaattaagttcTACGTTATGTTGGTTCCAA aacTTTACTTCAATGGATGAAGTTGTAACAGCGTGCTTTCGAAGGTCACTTTGTTACCCACTTTTTAGGAATTGGCGGCTCTCCATGAAAGTTCTCGATGATGTTAAAAAAGTTCTTTCATTAG ggaaaaaatatgttattaaacGCTACTGCGAGGTGCACAAACTTTTTGTTCACTCGTATGAACCACGCTacatattaaatcaattatatatacaggattttttaatttggttGCAAAGTTGTCCCGAATCCTTAATAGAATCAGCACATTCTATGTTAAATGAG ATTCAGCCAAGCAAGGCAAGCGTGGGACTGGATTTAGTAGAACTCGAAGCAGCAGCTTATTCCGTTCAAGAAGAGGGGCTTGTCATAGAAAATGCTGTTCACAAAATGGTCGAAGAGTTTGATCAAATGAATATGAATAATGCTACAAATGCTACAAACCA GTCAAAAACTATATATCATGTTAatcaaaaagaatttaaacatTT GTTATCCAGCAGTTCGAGTTCAGAAAGCAGCGATACAGATTCTGACAGTAGTACCACTTCAAGCACTAGTAGCAGCCCTCTTGACTCTGATGATTTTAGCGAGCCTGAATGA
- the LOC105280424 gene encoding serine/threonine-protein phosphatase Pgam5, mitochondrial isoform X1, with the protein MPTISRFQKWAVGLGAMGGAILYYYNTYSDNDVLRVYNSWTTNYTPSVKWDHNWDRRDPKSLVKPMEIRDENDQNKYNEKFEAKRARAVRHLLLVRHGQYHTDRKTDAEKVLTELGRKQAEATGKRLAELHLPYSLIVRSTMTRALETSRIIEKSLIDVPVVDDPLLIEGAPIPPEPPIGHWRSEKHFFQDGPRIEAAFRKYFHRADPSQEQDSYTILVCHANVIRYFVCRALQFPPEAWLRICLKHASITWLCILPSGRVTLLCLGDAGHMLPENLTSS; encoded by the exons atgCCGACTATATCGCGATTTCAGAAATGGGCTGTAGGACTGGGAGCGATGGGCggtgcaatattatattattacaacacGTACAGCGACAACGATGTCCTGCGAGTCTACAATTCGTGGACGACAAATTACACACCCTCGGTGAAGTGGGATCACAATTGGGACAG GAGGGATCCAAAGAGCTTGGTGAAACCGATGGAGATACGTGATGAGAACGatcagaataaatataatgaaaaattcgagGCAAAAAGAGCAAGGGCTGTGCGACATTTACTTCTGGTCCGCCACGGACAGTATCATACAGACCGGAAAACAGATGCTGAAAAAGTGCTGACTGAACTTG GTAGGAAGCAAGCTGAAGCAACAGGAAAAAGACTGGCGGAATTACACCTACCTTATTCGTTAATAGTGAGGTCTACAATGACTCGTGCTCTGGAAACCTCGAGAATTATAGAAAAGAGTTTGATAGATGTGCCAGTTGTCGATGATCCTTTGCTGATCGAAGGTGCACCTATACCCCCAGAACCGCCTATCGGTCATTGGCGGTCTGAAAAACAT TTTTTCCAGGATGGGCCCAGAATAGAAGCAGCATTTAGAAAATACTTTCATCGCGCGGATCCTAGTCAGGAACAAGACTCGTACACTATTCTTGTATGTCACGCTAACGTTATCAGATATTTCGTTTGTCG agccCTACAGTTTCCGCCCGAAGCATGGCTACGAATATGTTTGAAACATGCAAGCATCACTTGGCTCTGCATCCTTCCCAGTGGGAGAGTTACGTTGCTCTGTTTAGGTGATGCAGGACACATGTTGCCAGAAAATCTAACGTCtagttaa
- the LOC105280484 gene encoding protein SHQ1 homolog isoform X2, with product MLTPRFELSQTDTELAIIIHAPYANIKDAEVSVEGTDFRFFSTPYYLRLKLPGEIEENDSSSGSYNCESGTFSLKFSKVNKGEHFGNLDMITTLLAPPKKRSTIIPNIEVIDSADVAENLNDNVTADNDNSEEWFFPQNVPQTTENVSFLNPKYGFANKLSGALHAFEPAWIREIIDLPTPDTTPEEERKNLRKKRESEDFKEDHYMADLMEPECIEPYITHTAEWDTLQKDDITFTGEEVDLLKELPNKEFLLDAADIRGLSFALVDILYASCYNYRTTEGENTVESGWTVNKLSSTLCWFQNFTSMDEVVTACFRRSLCYPLFRNWRLSMKVLDDVKKVLSLGKKYVIKRYCEVHKLFVHSYEPRYILNQLYIQDFLIWLQSCPESLIESAHSMLNEIQPSKASVGLDLVELEAAAYSVQEEGLVIENAVHKMVEEFDQMNMNNATNATNQSKTIYHVNQKEFKHLLSSSSSSESSDTDSDSSTTSSTSSSPLDSDDFSEPE from the exons ATGTTGACTCCACGCTTTGAACTTAGCCAGACTGACACGGAacttgcaataattatacatgCTCCGTACGCTAATATAAAAGATGCAGAAGTGAGTGTTGAGGGGACagatttcagatttttttccACTCCGTATTATCTAAG ATTAAAATTACCAGGTGAAATAGAGGAGAATGATTCATCTTCTGGTTCTTACAACTGCGAAAGCGGTACTTTCTCTCTAAAATTCTCAAAAGTAAATAAGGGAGAGCATTTCGGAAACTTAGACATGATAACTACTCTCTTGGCACCACCGAAAAAGAGGAGTACCATCATTCCTAACATCGAAGTAATTG ATTCGGCAGACGTAGCTGAAAACTTAAATGATAACGTTACTGCGGATAATGACAATTCAGAAGAATGGTTTTTCCCACAAAACGTTCCGCAGACCACAGAAAATGTATCATTCCTCAATCCAAAATATGGTTTTGCAAACAAACTATCGGGAGCTTTACATGCTTTTGAA CCAGCATGGATCAGAGAAATAATAGATCTCCCCACTCCCGACACAACTcctgaagaagaaagaaagaatttacGAAAGAAACGTGAATCGGAGGATTTTAAAGAAGACCACTATATGGCAGATCTCATGGAGCCAGAATGTATTGAACCGTATATAACACATACAGCAGAGTGGGATACGTTGCAGAAAGATGATATTACGTTTACCGGAGAGGAGGTTGATTTGTTGAAGGAATTGCCGAATAAGGAATTCTTATTAGACGCTGCGGACATTCGTGGATTGTCGTTTGCTCTtgtagatattttatatgccAGTTGTTACAATTATCGAACCACAGAAGGAGAAAATACCGTGGAAAGTGGTTGGAccgttaataaattaagttcTACGTTATGTTGGTTCCAA aacTTTACTTCAATGGATGAAGTTGTAACAGCGTGCTTTCGAAGGTCACTTTGTTACCCACTTTTTAGGAATTGGCGGCTCTCCATGAAAGTTCTCGATGATGTTAAAAAAGTTCTTTCATTAG ggaaaaaatatgttattaaacGCTACTGCGAGGTGCACAAACTTTTTGTTCACTCGTATGAACCACGCTacatattaaatcaattatatatacaggattttttaatttggttGCAAAGTTGTCCCGAATCCTTAATAGAATCAGCACATTCTATGTTAAATGAG ATTCAGCCAAGCAAGGCAAGCGTGGGACTGGATTTAGTAGAACTCGAAGCAGCAGCTTATTCCGTTCAAGAAGAGGGGCTTGTCATAGAAAATGCTGTTCACAAAATGGTCGAAGAGTTTGATCAAATGAATATGAATAATGCTACAAATGCTACAAACCA GTCAAAAACTATATATCATGTTAatcaaaaagaatttaaacatTT GTTATCCAGCAGTTCGAGTTCAGAAAGCAGCGATACAGATTCTGACAGTAGTACCACTTCAAGCACTAGTAGCAGCCCTCTTGACTCTGATGATTTTAGCGAGCCTGAATGA
- the LOC105280419 gene encoding nuclear speckle splicing regulatory protein 1 encodes MANKQYGLILPKKQQQTTTSKLGNVFGDDDTSDEDDGTDWVKKAFKAEGEKNKIKKQTKLDIQKALNEDPTIYQYDEVYDDMERTKSKSEINKQKEKKPRYIQNLLKTAERRKKEQEHRIERMVLKEREAEGDMYADKESFVTATYRTKLEEFKKMEEEDARMSRLEAIADVTKQENLLGFYRHLYEQTVEYKGETNNDESNDTTEKDVKQDKTQNLASNINEENQKDATVKEAPAEILKATVKPKKSRQYRKRAIETYESDSETETSKEELKKDETVTSPENKNTDKSEVQESEKKEQELDKNDANIIENTTDTNDKDINTKDAKIPLSTKEIAPGSEETENKKKPVETKDRRSILEKRTIGPVLEAALQRYYARKAKRTAAT; translated from the exons ATGGCAAATAAAca GTATGGTTTAATTTTGCCAAAGAAGCAGCAACAAACGACAACCTCAAAACTTGGAAATGTTTTTGGAGATGACGATACTTCTGACGAAGATGATGGCACTGATTGGGTCAAGAAAGCTTTTAAAGCAGAAGGtgagaagaataaaataaagaagcaGACCAAACTGGATATACAAAAAGCTCTAAATGAGGACCCAACAATTTATCAATACGATGAAGTGTACGACGATATGGAACGCACCAAAAGTAAATCGGAAATCAATAAACAGAAGGAGAAGAAACCCAGGTATATACAGAATCTGCTAAAAACAGCCgaacgaagaaagaaagagcaagagcACAGAATAGAGAGAATGGTGCTAAAGGAACGTGAAGCAGAGGGTGATATGTATGCAGACAAAGAAAGTTTCGTTACAGCAACATACAGAACAAAGCTGGAAGAATTTAAGAAGATGGAAGAAGAGGACGCCAGAATGAGCAGATTGGAAGCTATCGCTGATGTGACAAAGCAGGAAAATCTGTTGggattttatcgtcatctgtACGAACAAACTGTTGAGTATAAGGGGGAAACTAATAACGACGAGAGCAATGATACAACTGAAAAGGATGTCAAGCAAGACAAAACGCAAAATTTGGCAAGtaatataaatgaagaaaacCAAAAAGATGCAACAGTGAAAGAAGCACCGGCGGAGATACTAAAAGCAACTGTAAAACCTAAAAAATCCAGGCAATATAGAAAAAGGGCGATAGAAACTTATGAATCTGATTCTGAAACGGAGACAAGTAAAGAAGAGTTAAAGAAAGATGAAACTGTTACTTCACCGGAGAACAAAAATACTGATAAATCAGAAGTTCAAGAATCTGAGAAAAAGGAACAAGAATTGGATAAAAATGATGCAAATATCATTGAAAATACCACAGACACaaacgataaagatataaatacaaagGACGCTAAAATACCTTTAAGTACTAAGGAAATTGCTCCAGGAAGTGAAGAAACCGAAAATAAGAAGAAGCCTGTCGAAACGAAGGATAGACGTTCCATTTTGGAAAAGAGAACAATAGGTCCAGTACTCGAAGCAGCGTTGCAAAGATATTACGCAAGGAAGGCAAAGAGAACAGCCGCGACATAA
- the LOC105280424 gene encoding serine/threonine-protein phosphatase Pgam5, mitochondrial isoform X2 encodes MPTISRFQKWAVGLGAMGGAILYYYNTYSDNDVLRVYNSWTTNYTPSVKWDHNWDRRDPKSLVKPMEIRDENDQNKYNEKFEAKRARAVRHLLLVRHGQYHTDRKTDAEKVLTELGRKQAEATGKRLAELHLPYSLIVRSTMTRALETSRIIEKSLIDVPVVDDPLLIEGAPIPPEPPIGHWRSEKHDGPRIEAAFRKYFHRADPSQEQDSYTILVCHANVIRYFVCRALQFPPEAWLRICLKHASITWLCILPSGRVTLLCLGDAGHMLPENLTSS; translated from the exons atgCCGACTATATCGCGATTTCAGAAATGGGCTGTAGGACTGGGAGCGATGGGCggtgcaatattatattattacaacacGTACAGCGACAACGATGTCCTGCGAGTCTACAATTCGTGGACGACAAATTACACACCCTCGGTGAAGTGGGATCACAATTGGGACAG GAGGGATCCAAAGAGCTTGGTGAAACCGATGGAGATACGTGATGAGAACGatcagaataaatataatgaaaaattcgagGCAAAAAGAGCAAGGGCTGTGCGACATTTACTTCTGGTCCGCCACGGACAGTATCATACAGACCGGAAAACAGATGCTGAAAAAGTGCTGACTGAACTTG GTAGGAAGCAAGCTGAAGCAACAGGAAAAAGACTGGCGGAATTACACCTACCTTATTCGTTAATAGTGAGGTCTACAATGACTCGTGCTCTGGAAACCTCGAGAATTATAGAAAAGAGTTTGATAGATGTGCCAGTTGTCGATGATCCTTTGCTGATCGAAGGTGCACCTATACCCCCAGAACCGCCTATCGGTCATTGGCGGTCTGAAAAACAT GATGGGCCCAGAATAGAAGCAGCATTTAGAAAATACTTTCATCGCGCGGATCCTAGTCAGGAACAAGACTCGTACACTATTCTTGTATGTCACGCTAACGTTATCAGATATTTCGTTTGTCG agccCTACAGTTTCCGCCCGAAGCATGGCTACGAATATGTTTGAAACATGCAAGCATCACTTGGCTCTGCATCCTTCCCAGTGGGAGAGTTACGTTGCTCTGTTTAGGTGATGCAGGACACATGTTGCCAGAAAATCTAACGTCtagttaa
- the LOC105280484 gene encoding protein SHQ1 homolog isoform X3, with amino-acid sequence MLTPRFELSQTDTELAIIIHAPYANIKDAEVSVEGTDFRFFSTPYYLRLKLPGEIEENDSSSGSYNCESGTFSLKFSKVNKGEHFGNLDMITTLLAPPKKRSTIIPNIEVIGNPSADSADVAENLNDNVTADNDNSEEWFFPQNVPQTTENVSFLNPKYGFANKLSGALHAFEPAWIREIIDLPTPDTTPEEERKNLRKKRESEDFKEDHYMADLMEPECIEPYITHTAEWDTLQKDDITFTGEEVDLLKELPNKEFLLDAADIRGLSFALVDILYASCYNYRTTEGENTVESGWTVNKLSSTLCWFQNFTSMDEVVTACFRRSLCYPLFRNWRLSMKVLDDVKKVLSLGKKYVIKRYCEVHKLFVHSYEPRYILNQLYIQDFLIWLQSCPESLIESAHSMLNEIQPSKASVGLDLVELEAAAYSVQEEGLVIENAVHKMVEEFDQMNMNNATNATNQLSSSSSSESSDTDSDSSTTSSTSSSPLDSDDFSEPE; translated from the exons ATGTTGACTCCACGCTTTGAACTTAGCCAGACTGACACGGAacttgcaataattatacatgCTCCGTACGCTAATATAAAAGATGCAGAAGTGAGTGTTGAGGGGACagatttcagatttttttccACTCCGTATTATCTAAG ATTAAAATTACCAGGTGAAATAGAGGAGAATGATTCATCTTCTGGTTCTTACAACTGCGAAAGCGGTACTTTCTCTCTAAAATTCTCAAAAGTAAATAAGGGAGAGCATTTCGGAAACTTAGACATGATAACTACTCTCTTGGCACCACCGAAAAAGAGGAGTACCATCATTCCTAACATCGAAGTAATTG GTAATCCATCTGCAGATTCGGCAGACGTAGCTGAAAACTTAAATGATAACGTTACTGCGGATAATGACAATTCAGAAGAATGGTTTTTCCCACAAAACGTTCCGCAGACCACAGAAAATGTATCATTCCTCAATCCAAAATATGGTTTTGCAAACAAACTATCGGGAGCTTTACATGCTTTTGAA CCAGCATGGATCAGAGAAATAATAGATCTCCCCACTCCCGACACAACTcctgaagaagaaagaaagaatttacGAAAGAAACGTGAATCGGAGGATTTTAAAGAAGACCACTATATGGCAGATCTCATGGAGCCAGAATGTATTGAACCGTATATAACACATACAGCAGAGTGGGATACGTTGCAGAAAGATGATATTACGTTTACCGGAGAGGAGGTTGATTTGTTGAAGGAATTGCCGAATAAGGAATTCTTATTAGACGCTGCGGACATTCGTGGATTGTCGTTTGCTCTtgtagatattttatatgccAGTTGTTACAATTATCGAACCACAGAAGGAGAAAATACCGTGGAAAGTGGTTGGAccgttaataaattaagttcTACGTTATGTTGGTTCCAA aacTTTACTTCAATGGATGAAGTTGTAACAGCGTGCTTTCGAAGGTCACTTTGTTACCCACTTTTTAGGAATTGGCGGCTCTCCATGAAAGTTCTCGATGATGTTAAAAAAGTTCTTTCATTAG ggaaaaaatatgttattaaacGCTACTGCGAGGTGCACAAACTTTTTGTTCACTCGTATGAACCACGCTacatattaaatcaattatatatacaggattttttaatttggttGCAAAGTTGTCCCGAATCCTTAATAGAATCAGCACATTCTATGTTAAATGAG ATTCAGCCAAGCAAGGCAAGCGTGGGACTGGATTTAGTAGAACTCGAAGCAGCAGCTTATTCCGTTCAAGAAGAGGGGCTTGTCATAGAAAATGCTGTTCACAAAATGGTCGAAGAGTTTGATCAAATGAATATGAATAATGCTACAAATGCTACAAACCA GTTATCCAGCAGTTCGAGTTCAGAAAGCAGCGATACAGATTCTGACAGTAGTACCACTTCAAGCACTAGTAGCAGCCCTCTTGACTCTGATGATTTTAGCGAGCCTGAATGA